One segment of Vagococcus martis DNA contains the following:
- a CDS encoding sensor histidine kinase, with the protein MRYLVQQMLAFVVIILTVLIIFGISFRSYTKRTVTENSYAQLKGYSDTIIENIKQQNWTLQQSLDTSQSVLKKQKVAFTVLNPDLTVSYPVEFEGQSGSSYVTKSELESLKNGNTIKKTVKDTKLSMHGQPTSLFVQPIFSSPDLQFIGLILVSRPDSSIDASLKSLTNDLFKGFLIATIIAIWLSYFLAKFQVKRIDRMKQATNQLANGNYDVQIKVKDKGDELDELASDFNLLAVALKESQEEIERQEERRRNFMADVAHEMRTPLTTINGLLEGIAYGAIPKDQEEKCITLMQNETKRLIRLVNENLDYEKIRTNQIKMIIQKFNATEVLELIVEQLKGKATDKNDKLILETFEPIDVYADYDRFVQVVVNITTNAIQFTEDGEIKLALERLDDATVVTISDNGIGMDKEQQKNMWDRYYKADPSRKNTKYGESGLGLSIVDQLVKLHKGTIQVFSEPGVGTTFKVTFPDHELPK; encoded by the coding sequence ATGAGATATCTAGTTCAGCAGATGTTGGCTTTTGTTGTGATTATTCTAACGGTATTAATCATTTTTGGTATTTCATTTCGTTCTTATACCAAAAGAACAGTAACAGAAAATTCTTATGCACAATTAAAAGGTTATTCTGATACTATTATAGAGAATATTAAACAACAAAATTGGACGCTCCAACAATCATTAGATACGTCTCAGTCTGTTTTGAAAAAACAAAAAGTGGCATTTACTGTTTTGAATCCAGACTTAACAGTGAGTTATCCTGTTGAATTTGAAGGCCAAAGTGGCTCAAGTTATGTAACAAAAAGTGAATTGGAATCATTAAAAAATGGTAATACTATAAAAAAAACCGTTAAAGACACGAAATTATCTATGCATGGACAACCAACTTCACTATTTGTACAACCGATTTTTTCTTCACCAGATTTGCAGTTTATCGGCTTGATTCTTGTGTCCAGACCTGACAGTAGTATAGATGCCAGTTTAAAATCACTAACCAACGACTTATTTAAAGGATTTTTGATCGCGACCATTATCGCTATTTGGTTAAGTTATTTTTTAGCAAAATTTCAAGTAAAACGAATCGATCGTATGAAACAAGCAACCAACCAATTAGCCAATGGTAATTATGATGTGCAAATCAAGGTAAAAGATAAAGGTGATGAGTTAGATGAACTAGCATCTGACTTTAATTTACTAGCTGTTGCGTTAAAAGAATCGCAAGAGGAAATCGAGCGTCAAGAAGAGCGAAGACGTAATTTTATGGCAGATGTTGCTCATGAAATGCGTACGCCATTGACAACGATAAATGGCTTATTAGAAGGTATAGCTTATGGAGCCATTCCGAAAGATCAAGAAGAAAAATGTATCACGTTAATGCAAAATGAAACAAAACGATTGATTCGTCTAGTTAATGAAAATCTTGACTATGAAAAAATTCGAACCAATCAGATAAAGATGATTATCCAGAAATTCAATGCCACAGAAGTGCTTGAGTTGATTGTTGAACAGCTCAAAGGTAAGGCAACCGACAAAAATGATAAACTCATTCTAGAGACATTTGAACCGATTGATGTATATGCTGATTATGACCGCTTCGTTCAGGTAGTGGTGAATATCACGACGAATGCGATTCAATTTACCGAAGATGGTGAAATTAAATTAGCTCTTGAACGTCTTGACGATGCGACTGTTGTGACGATTTCTGACAATGGTATCGGGATGGATAAAGAACAGCAAAAAAATATGTGGGATCGCTACTATAAAGCCGACCCATCACGCAAAAACACAAAATACGGTGAATCAGGACTAGGTCTATCGATTGTTGACCAATTAGTCAAGCTTCATAAAGGAACCATCCAAGTATTTAGTGAGCCTGGTGTAGGGACAACCTTTAAAGTGACATTTCCAGATCATGAGTTACCAAAATAA